A genomic segment from Mucilaginibacter terrenus encodes:
- a CDS encoding xylulokinase, producing the protein MLLLGIDIGTSSVKVSVVDAAAQRVVASASYPETESPIISLQTGWAEQSPDMWWHQTGQAIALCHKKGGYNPEDISAIGIAYQMHGLVLVDKNQKVLRNSIIWCDSRAVEIGDKAFEDIGQEACLSHMLNSPGNFTASKLAWVKVNEPELYDKIDKIMLPGDYIAMKLTGEITTSASALSEGIFFDFQFNGLSKDVVDYFGFDNELFPVVKPVFSSHGRLTADVAAALRLNTGIPVTYKAGDQPNNALSLNVLKPGEVAATAGTSGVIYGVSDELTYDPQSRVNTFAHVNYTNERKRLGVLLCINGTGSLYRWIKNSFGSSLTYQQMNAEAEKAPTGADDLRILPFGNGAERMLNNKLVGAHLLNIDLNLHSPAHIFRAAQEGIACAFRYGLDIMRENGMNPTLIKAGKNNMFLSELFTRTFVSATGVPVELHNNDGSAGAAIGAGIGAEIFSSAADAFSNASAIDRVEPKSDSFEEVYQDWKGLLQKQINSLQP; encoded by the coding sequence ATGTTGCTATTAGGCATCGATATAGGCACCTCTTCGGTGAAGGTAAGCGTGGTGGATGCTGCTGCGCAACGTGTTGTTGCTTCTGCGAGTTACCCGGAAACTGAATCGCCTATAATCTCTTTGCAAACTGGTTGGGCCGAGCAGTCTCCCGACATGTGGTGGCACCAAACTGGTCAGGCAATAGCGTTATGTCACAAAAAGGGGGGCTATAATCCGGAGGACATATCGGCCATTGGTATAGCTTATCAAATGCACGGCCTGGTGCTGGTAGATAAGAACCAAAAAGTGTTGCGCAACAGCATTATATGGTGCGATAGCCGCGCTGTTGAAATTGGTGATAAAGCTTTTGAAGACATAGGCCAGGAGGCTTGTTTATCACACATGCTTAACTCACCCGGCAACTTTACAGCCTCAAAGCTGGCCTGGGTTAAAGTCAATGAACCTGAATTATATGATAAGATAGACAAGATAATGCTTCCAGGCGATTACATAGCCATGAAGCTTACCGGTGAGATAACAACTTCTGCATCCGCTTTGTCTGAAGGTATATTCTTTGATTTCCAATTTAATGGATTGTCCAAAGATGTTGTAGATTATTTTGGATTTGACAACGAATTATTCCCGGTGGTTAAGCCTGTATTCTCCTCTCACGGCCGCTTAACGGCTGATGTAGCAGCGGCATTGCGCCTAAATACAGGCATTCCGGTCACCTACAAAGCAGGCGATCAGCCTAATAACGCACTATCATTAAACGTATTAAAACCAGGAGAGGTAGCAGCTACTGCAGGAACGTCCGGCGTAATCTATGGTGTTAGTGATGAGCTAACGTATGATCCGCAATCGCGCGTGAACACTTTTGCCCATGTAAATTACACTAACGAACGCAAGCGTTTAGGCGTTTTACTTTGTATTAACGGTACGGGAAGCTTATATAGATGGATAAAGAATAGTTTTGGCAGCAGCTTAACTTATCAGCAAATGAATGCAGAAGCAGAAAAAGCACCGACGGGGGCAGACGACTTACGTATACTTCCGTTTGGTAATGGCGCAGAACGCATGCTGAACAACAAGCTGGTAGGTGCACATCTATTGAATATCGATCTTAATTTACATTCGCCTGCCCACATCTTCCGTGCTGCGCAAGAAGGTATAGCCTGTGCTTTCAGATATGGGCTTGATATTATGCGTGAGAACGGCATGAACCCCACTCTTATTAAAGCAGGGAAAAACAACATGTTTTTAAGCGAACTCTTCACCAGAACATTTGTAAGCGCTACGGGTGTGCCTGTAGAGCTTCATAATAATGACGGCAGTGCGGGTGCCGCAATAGGTGCGGGAATTGGTGCAGAAATATTTTCGTCTGCTGCAGATGCATTTAGTAATGCGAGTGCTATAGACCGTGTTGAGCCAAAGAGCGACAGCTTTGAGGAGGTTTATCAAGATTGGAAAGGCCTTTTGCAAAAGCAGATAAACAGTTTACAACCATAA
- a CDS encoding site-specific integrase: protein MKNSTSFSVLFWTNKAKADNNGLVPLYARVTIGGKRAEISLKKKLNLKKWDVRTGFMKGSGEDVRITNKYINEVRNELFEIYMEINRSEKKISADDIKIKFTGQMNVDVPGRSLLEVFDEHNREIESLVGKDYVKATVTKYRTIRGKVSDFIIKKYKKQDLFLDSLDFTFISNFEKHLKIQEGIEHNTAMSYIKRLKRILTIAVNNRWVAHNPFLAFKCTSRKVSRTHLTEHELFVLSSKEFKIKRLEEVRDCFLFSCYTGYAFVDAQKLTSAHIHRRNNGEFWIETSRTKTEIVANVPLLPQAIAIIKKYKDNDVCTASNRLLPIKSNQKMNAYLKEIADLCEIEKNLTTHIARHTFATTVTLGNDVPIETVSKMLGHTKITTTQIYARVQENKISRDMAALNRKLTYTEI from the coding sequence ATGAAGAATTCGACAAGTTTTTCGGTCCTTTTCTGGACTAACAAAGCAAAAGCAGACAATAATGGCCTCGTACCTCTCTATGCAAGGGTTACGATAGGTGGTAAAAGAGCGGAGATATCCCTTAAAAAGAAACTGAATCTCAAAAAGTGGGACGTGCGAACAGGTTTTATGAAAGGCAGCGGAGAAGATGTGCGCATAACTAACAAATATATCAATGAAGTTCGTAACGAGCTATTCGAGATCTACATGGAAATTAATAGAAGTGAGAAAAAGATTAGCGCGGACGACATCAAAATTAAGTTTACAGGCCAAATGAATGTTGATGTCCCAGGCAGAAGTTTATTGGAGGTCTTTGACGAACACAACCGGGAAATTGAAAGCCTTGTAGGTAAAGACTATGTTAAAGCCACCGTAACTAAATATAGAACAATAAGGGGGAAGGTGAGCGACTTTATCATAAAGAAGTATAAAAAGCAAGATCTATTTCTTGACAGCCTTGATTTCACTTTTATAAGCAACTTTGAAAAACATCTTAAAATTCAAGAAGGTATTGAGCATAATACTGCGATGAGTTACATTAAAAGGTTAAAACGAATTTTGACTATTGCCGTTAATAATAGATGGGTCGCACATAATCCCTTCTTAGCATTTAAATGCACAAGCCGTAAGGTTTCCCGGACACATTTAACGGAGCATGAGCTATTCGTTCTTTCCTCGAAAGAGTTTAAAATTAAGCGACTGGAAGAGGTCAGGGATTGTTTTCTTTTTAGCTGTTATACCGGTTATGCTTTTGTGGATGCGCAAAAATTAACATCGGCCCATATCCATAGAAGAAACAATGGTGAATTTTGGATTGAGACAAGCAGAACTAAAACGGAGATAGTCGCAAACGTACCATTGCTCCCCCAGGCAATAGCAATTATTAAAAAATACAAAGACAATGATGTATGTACAGCATCCAACAGGCTGCTTCCAATTAAAAGCAATCAAAAAATGAATGCCTACTTGAAAGAAATAGCCGATTTATGTGAGATCGAAAAAAATCTCACAACACATATTGCAAGACATACTTTTGCAACGACAGTAACCTTAGGCAATGATGTACCTATTGAAACAGTTAGCAAGATGTTGGGGCATACTAAAATAACCACAACTC